Sequence from the Ooceraea biroi isolate clonal line C1 chromosome 2, Obir_v5.4, whole genome shotgun sequence genome:
TCCCCAACTGACTGCGTCCTAAATGATGCACCATTATTCGTAACGGTAATGCGAAGTGCTCGCCCGAGCGCGGAGTGGTTGCCCGTCTGCCAACCGACTCGCTGATGTAACCTGCGAACCACTGCTTCCAGATGCTTTGCGTGAGGTACAGCAGGAAGCACGGTACTTCGTTGCTGTCCAATTTGCTCCCAAAGGCCCTTCATTCGCGTCGCGGTGACAGAAATACGAGTTCCTACAAGGCAATCAAGGTCAATGACGACTCCTTGGACGGTGAGTAACCTCTTGGTTTTCATCATCGGTCGATGTGTCAAACAACATCATTCGCGAACTTGCGCCTAAATATTCTCGCTTCTGAATTCTAAAGATGCGTATTAAGCAACTGCTTGTGCAAGTCatgtgattaattattattcattactcTGTAACGGAAGAGGTGCTTGTATCGGCCTGTGTGGCAATGTAGATTGCGTAcgttgtttttaaataaaacatacgtatataataagtataatcGTATGTATATGCGAAATACGTCTGCTAAGATTATTTCTCTTATAGCTCCTCGCGTATGCAGCGTTAAGTAATACGATAAATAAGCTTCAAAATAATCGAATGTATAACCTCTCGCCGTGGCAATTGGACCTTGTACTTGGTGGCAAATTTTTACCTTAAAATTGTTCTTTCTAAAAAAACAGCtttagaaaattttctaaGAATAGCTTTAAGGTAAACATTCGTTCTTCCGGCCAAATTTCGATCATTTACGTGAATCAAAAAGGCATACTACACACACTatgatataacaatatttcgtACGCGAATATTTATGTCGGTCAagttacatttattatcgcgaACACATTACAAAATAGCAGATATTGACAGCAGCGTCCTGGGTACCAACTCCAACTGGGAGCTGTTGACGCCGAGAGGCTTCCGTTTTTATCTTCCTGGAAGTGTAGGACCTGCCTGGCTAGATGCTACAACCACTGCCCAAGTCAAGACCCACTTCGTCGTCGATCTGTCCAGTGAAGAGGCGTTTATGGAATCCTTGAACGACAAAGTTAGCTGTCGTAGAAACGGTTTCGGGGACTGGAAGGCGATACGGCCGATGTTGGACTGCGTAGCGCAAGAATGTCCAATCCTGCTGCGGAAGAGCATAGAGGAATTGTTTCCAGGATCCTTGGACGCAGTCTCGTCACATCTCACCATTATAACTATTAATCAGAGAGCGAATCCTAAATCGATGCGATGGCGCAAGGAGATCGAAACGGAGAAGCTAGCCAAATATGTAAGTCGCGCGTATACATCGTACGATCTGCATGCCGCAGTGCGTGCAGACAGAATCCAAAAATAATACAGGTGGCCAGAAGAGAAGACACGCGTGTTCATTAGTAGTCTCCGCTTTGCTTTAGTTTGTTTTAGCAGCCTCGGACATATGTACGAAGCTCAAAATGATCGGTTACTGGGCGGACTTCATTAACCCTTTTAGCGGGCAGCCGCACCTGAATCCACGGAAGGGCGCCAATTTATATGAGACCGATCAACGATTCCGCTGCGTAGGATTTAAAGTAGAACAAAGAAGCAATTGCAGAATTATCGCGTCCGATAATAgtctaaaacattttatcgGTATGTAAACAATTGCACACACACGCGAACGTATGCAGCGACGATAAGATAACAATCTGCATTCATCGATGTACAAACATTGGCGtgcttataatataatctttctcTGCGGAATCGTACGCGACATCCAGcttgcattttaattttttctcgaaTTTCAGGAAGCCTTTTTACCACAGCGCCGGCGAGCACGGAGTTTCTGaagcaaataataaacattgatAACGATAACGAGAATCAATAAACATAAAGTGTGTACATAATGAAGGAGAATTAGTTATgttaatatgtttaatatgATAGAGTTTTTTCTATCGTATAAAGTTATACACATAAGAATGTGTATAACTTACGCATGATTGAAAAGTGTCTCCGAGGTAAATGTGATCATTCTCAGTCATGCGCTGGAGCAGCGTTCTTctgatctctctcttccgATCATGAGGGATTCACGTTTGTCTGATATAGAATTAACGTTTTGTGttctaatgaaataaattataattaaattatgtttgaACTACTGGGAAGATGGAATGGAAGGCCTCTCGGCAATTAGCAGCTCGACAGATTTCGTTTGGAGGAGTAACCTTTTAATAGCcatggataaaatatttttttattcatgtaaCGCCTGTAAATTCCTATGTAAATTCAGAAAACTAcctataaaattgttaattccTATCACATGCGTCCGTCATTGATCTTCCTTCGAACTGAAAACTTATGCGAGATATCCATTAGTTTCAAGCTTGTATTTTCACCGCAAATTCGGCACAAAATGCGACCGCCTGACATGTTAATATTACGCAAACGTAAAAAAACTCAAAGTAAAATCGCACAATCCATTTTACACCAATCGCATGCTGAATGTATGCAAGAAAACGGgctacaatatatgtatatatatatatatatatattcgattAACATCACAATGCAAACGTAACTAGAATAATAACTAACAACAAATAACTAAAATAATCACAAGATTACAATTACGCTTCGCAAATCGACGGAAAGACTTTTGCACGGAGGTCCCGGGATTGCGTCGCTCGTTAAACGTAACTAAGAACTCCAACATAAACATACGTAACTTAACAAATCATCCCTAACGTCGTTATGCTACTCGCCTAACCACTTCTTGCTCCTTCAACTCAAACGCGCGTAAGGTTCGCTAATTAACGACGCGATCGCGTGAGTGAGCGTTTCGTAATTAGAGCGTCGAGTGTCGCAATTTGAGGCACCTCGGTCGGGTTACGATTCGTCTCCCGATGTATCCCAAAGTAGCAACTTAATAGATCATAGGTAACTTGGTACCACCGGCGGAACGAGCTAACAGACTACTGTGCTCTGCAACGATACAAGCAAACGTATTCTACATATTATTAATGGATAGTGCTATTCACAACGCTTCTCGAGGTATTATGCGAGAGCAATTCTCTCTTATACTTACGTAAATCCGATCGTACCAATAATATTGCTCAacactaattaattaagtacacATTCTTGTTATTATAAGAAAAGCTAAAGTATATCGTAATAAGATCTAAAGTGAAGTATgtcttaattataataattattaagattaaaaCCAATTAACCAGGAAAACATCTGTGCAGCTATAACGCATTAACATATTCGTATAACATATTCACGCATGTGtcataataacataataacaaTATACTTCTACGGTCATGATTGATGACTATTTTCTGTTAGAGATGTAACATATATCTGTTTTTGGCAAAACATACGACTGCCTGTCGATGTAATATGCAATCACATGGAAATAACTGTTAAACCTAAGTAGTTGCAACGGAAGAAGTGGAAAGTAGAAGTAGATTGCTCTTAATCCACTTCCAACTTCCGGAACGAGCCGCATATCCCGCCAAATTCCTCGTCGACTGCGTGGCAGTCTTTTGGTGATATCTCGATGTGCATATCGTCGAGGGCTTTGAGTTGTTCTTTCTTCTGCTGCAGTTCCTTTTTAAATTCAGCTGGAAAATGAGCGCGCGTGTACATACAGACaacaagtaaaataatatcaagataaaacgagaaaataatgaaaagatatttttgagTAATCGCAAATTCGATTCTATTAGATAGCACTTTGTTAGACAGCATTAACAGAAATTGTTGTAAGAAAAGTTCCtgcaatttatgaaataaataatttcattgcaaatggacaatttcaatttttgtaatatattttttgtttatatataattacaattaaattttgccCTTTTCACATCTTCCCGTTTCTCCGTTTAAATGTTCTAGCTTATCCGTTATATTCGGGgtaggaagaaaagaaaattggaaaaatcgcCGTACCGATCATTTCAGAGAGTGGAATTTCTCCTCCGTACTCCTTCGGCAGTATATCTGGATTTACCGCGTCTCTTAGCTCCTGCATATCCTTGTGCATCTGCCACAGAGTCCACATTACGAACGCGTGACTCATCGGTCGTGCAAATTTACATTATGTCGAGCCATGTAATTCATGATATTTACCATTACGCGAGACTTCAGCTTGTCGTTGAGCAGCGATATGGCGAATTCGACGATCTTCGCTACGCTGGCGGGAATATTGATGAAATGTGTCTCCTTGTGACGCATCGGGGTGCTGTTCTGTATGCATCTCAGCATATTGCGAATGTCCGTGAAGGACCACGCGCTGAAATGGCTCATGGTCAATCCCGACTCGTCGTTGATGTGCGTATAGCCGCGGATCTGATTCTCCTCGTTGTCCATCAAGGATTCCACCACCAAGCTGTGCACTCGCGCCATGTGTATCGACGAAAACTTGCAAGGATCAAAGCGTCCttaaaagcagaaaaataaaGCAAATGATTGATCGTACGATCAACATCATTATTAAAGTCAATCGCATCAATTTAACTAAACAAAGtcgatatctttattttccaaagttatttaacttttaagttatttaacttttattttgcaacGTAGAATCTTGTGTTTGGAATCGCGTTACCTGCACACGACAGTATCACTTTTCGGCCGTGCTGATCCCGTTTCGGCAACGGCACCAGGTAGCCGCTGTCGATGATAGCCTCGATATCCGGGTCATCGATGTCGAGTTTCTGGAACCAGTCGGGATAGAGCTGTCTGATAGTGAGGTAGCGCTCCAGCATCTCCTCTGCCATCGGCAGACTAAACTTCTTCGTCCTGAGGAACCTCAGCAGGAACAGCGAGTCGGTCCTGCACCGCTTGATCATGGGATGCTTCTCGATCCAATGACGGAATTGCTCCAACGCTTGCTGCCTCGTGCTGTCGTCCTCACGGAGCTCCAGCCTTGCCGTTTCCAGCGTGTCCGTGTCCACCGTGCTCTTGTATTCATCGTGCCCCTGCTGCTGTCCCTCCGTCACCATCGTCTGAAAAGAGTAACCCGAGCTTGACATTCTATCCCACGATGGGCTCTGTGTCCCGATTGTGAACAACGTTATTCCGGCGATTCCTGCAGTTGCACGGTAgtgcattaatataataattataatgatataatataatatataataattattataattactatgctttgaaatatatattaggaaTATATTACGCAGTATTATGCAGTATTATGCGTGTCGTACGtgcattgttaataatataataattgataataataataataataataaataattgataatattaaagatatattaaatcttGATTGAAAAAGGTTGACTTTTTATtaacatgaaatatatttgattcagTTTGATTATCTGATGGAGTGTCTTTCAGAAGCGTTCTGCAGTGatcattttacgaaatttaatcattattatttttttttcataaaatcgtaaaaattacaacattaaaataagaaaacggGGATATCGAGCCGCGGGAGCCTCTCTTGATCAAATTATACGATGCACTCGCAACAAGAGCCGTCAATACGATATGGAGCGTAAAGAGAAAGCAGACGCAGCATCGAGATATTCCAGCGCGTAGTCGGTCGGAGTATTATTATGTTACCATCGCGAAATTGCAGCGAAGATTAAAACGAAGCATTGAATCTTGTTGAAACAACAATAACATTCTCTCTTTAGCTCTCTCTTTAGCACTTTAATAATCGAGCAACAGTTGCTTTTACAAAGAGAGCTTATTAAAAGAGACGAAGCATCAGCCAAGCCACCGCGAACCATGGCCAACATTCGCGGGGACGATGCTCCGAATGACGCCACGTATCGGAGAACGTAAGACTGCCAGGTGCGTGGGGAGAAACTATTATCGAATAATTACGGACGATCAGGATCGTCCTTATAATTCTGCGAGCGCGTGGACGCTTGAGCAACCCGCAGAAACGAAAGCGAGACAccgaggaggaggaagtgGCGTGCGAAGCGGTGGCCTCAACGTCGCTGCGCAACGAGAACACGCGCGGCGTGCCATATCCGCCACAAACGCGGAGCCAACTTTCTATCCTATCGTGCGACAGCCGTGGAGCACGATACCGTAAACGCGCCTGTAAACGATATCCGTTTCGGCTTGAGAGTGCGCGCCCGTAAAACGGTGTCGCAATCTTTCAACATTGACGAGTTTTCCGCAGCAGCTGTTTAATAAACTCTCGCGTAAAGGAATTCTCCCGAGACGAGAGGCGAACTGAGGTGGTACCGTGAGAGGAGATTATGCAGcggaattatataaatttctatctctgcccatacagcacagaagcttgcaccaacattgcagcaacgttgcaacgttgcaaattgcaatgcaacagtacaaagacattgcggagatatatatccgcaaaatactagcacacttgtagcaacatgacattactatttcggaaacattgcacgatcaaaatttgtaattaattaatattaataattcattttattaaaacattggagtcttcctgtcctaacgagattcgtccaaatctattcgaccaatgatgtgtgtgatgaccagaatctgagctcggtaatatatatgtgcatgcggtgtttgtctttttcgactatctaaagaacatggtggttgtacgacgcgagcatcattctgaaagaaagtagttacgtaaaagaaaaaggtaagtacttttttataatattatgtctaattatagcacttgtgtgctgttaaaatcttgtatctattaattaattataatagagaatcactctgtttgcctatctcacggtttatatcactataacctcaaaattatggaaattcattcgaaaactgcatattaatagttgtaatatttttaataactttttctgttatagaagctgttcgcgaaatacacaatcatgccactgatgcagaaattgctgaatgcatttccaagtggcttgctcaagctccggttaggattgagagatcaaagtatgtcattttacatataattctatacatacttgcagtatgtatatttttatgtaattttatgctaatatatgaattgtaattcctattttatttttacaggcaacatacaaacaaaaacgaagaagattcaattatttaattaaaggaaaaatattttaacataattaaaggaaaaataatatctcaaaaagaggatttttaagtttttttttataaagaacagttacttttttataacaaaaatagagaaaatgtttatttcattttttattactattgttatattacatataattgtctatttatgttaataaataaaaatatttaaagtatataataatgaataattataattattgcaaattcattacattgcaatattattgtgacgtttcgttgcaatgttccgaaaagcggacattttcacattcctgcaatcccatagcaatgctgcagaaacatttcgcagtgaatttgcaatgttgctacgttgcggtggaagattcctgcaatatatatgcaatcttttcgtgctgtatgggtgattatattttcattattccaatattatatttccatcCGTGACTCAACTGTTCCATTATCGTTTGGCTGTCGATTCGACGTGACAGAGTCAGCTCGTTCACCGTATCCGTAGCTTGTTACTGAAGAAAATCCTGCGCCGCTGATGAAAGCGTGGCTATCGCGGAGAGATTATCGCGCGAACTCGATGAACGAGCTGCGTCGGTCCGCTTTTACCGCTTCGTAGAGGAACACTTCTGCGCGCGGATGTAACGTGGATAATTCTATTCGAGAAGCTCTGAATTGCGCTTCCTTGTCTCAAGAGGAGGTCttaatttaatctttcgaTTAGCCGATCGGCTTAACGGTTCCGGTTTCTTGCTCTCGCGGGCTTCCCGACGTCcgctttctcctttttctccttctcgtaTCTCCTGTTCCATCCCGCGCGAAGCTCAATGCGTATCTAAACGTTATCGCCTATCGAACGAACTGTCAAGCGAGAGAGACTTGAGGAATCcttcgaaaacaattttatataattaacattttcatCTATGGATGAAAACATCAAAATGGTTCACAAAATTCTTGCTTTTTAATTAGATTGCTgtttaataacaaatactCGCACGTTTTCGTTACAAGTTATGCGCGTGTACAAGAAGAGTTCTGCTCAAGATCTGACTCGCTCTAActctaattataaataatataagtaataacTCTAATCGAAGCTTGATGAATGCGTTCAATTTACTTTATCTTCGTCTCCTCGTTCCTCGacgatctttctctcttcccttcctCGCAGTTCTCCAGAAATCCTTAACTGCCGGCCAAGGTGGGTCCCCTCAGTTGGTCCGAATCAGGATCACCTGGTTGATCAGACTTCCAGCCGCTCCGACCAACACTTGTACGTCGCGTTCACTTCCGTTTGGAGAACGCGACACGGAACGAGGATCTAACGACGAACGCGGCCAGATCCTAAACGAGAGACGTCGACCGTCGGACGATGTACACCGGAGTAATCCGGTCGCTCGGCCGGCTGGTCAATTTAAGGAGGGATCGTCGCGGCGGTGCTGACTCTCGTTGCACGGACGAGCTCTCAGGACCTTCACCTACATCCCGATGACGCTCTCCGTCTTTCGCCAAGCGGGAAGTATGCCCGCGCTCTGCGGGTACCCTGTGCAAGTATACGCGAGcgattttaacataatttttgcataaacTATTagctgataattaattatagttgATAATTAGAGAGATTTTTCTTGACAAAAGAATTACGAATTACCTAATTTCATTAGTTGGATTTATGAGCTAATTGATGGTGAATACGATGATgaaatgtaaagaaattaGAGTCGATCCTCCctcgaaaatttttaattaaataatattaaattacacagTTCAACGAAAGAAACACCGGAGTGAGACTAGTCGTTTCTTTTGAGGGTTGAAAGTCCTAacaacatactttattttgatTGCAATTAAACTTCTCCAGCACGTCACATTTTGTAGCTATAATATGATGAAGTTCAAAATAACCCTTTTTGCaactttaattgcaaatttctcaaaattgtgatGGAGAAATTTGGAAATCAGATTCGTGTTCAGTGTCCAAACAATTATGGAAAACAACTAGTCTCGTTCCGGTGTTCGAAAAAAAGTCATTTCTTGTTGAACAGTGTTATCGATCATTAGAGTGATTATGATGCAAAGaagtgattaatattaatattcgtcTAGATATTTTCTGTTGGACCAAACTTTCTAGATTTCTTGTTAAATTTTTGCTTTTCGTTACTCCCGTGTTGATATTATAGAAATGATTTTAGGCGATTTCGACGGAGAGAAACGTTTTGTTTCGCTAATTGTCACGCTATGTGAGATCCTTGCTTAATTTCTGTTAACAATTTACCATTCACGACAGtttctttttagttaataTGAAATGCGAATTAAAAAACATGAATCAAAATATCGCGTCCACGTCGGCGTGTTACCTTTCTCATCGTAAAAGGCGTCGCAGAAGAGCGCGGATCCCGTTCTCGGGCACCTCCGCCTCCGATTGCTGGGAGATTCACTTTCTTCTTGTAATCTTCCATTTTGCTTTCACCGCTCTTTCGAATG
This genomic interval carries:
- the LOC105279603 gene encoding methylmalonic aciduria and homocystinuria type D homolog, mitochondrial isoform X3, whose amino-acid sequence is MLCVRYSRKHGTSLLSNLLPKALHSRRGDRNTSSYKAIKVNDDSLDADIDSSVLGTNSNWELLTPRGFRFYLPGSVGPAWLDATTTAQVKTHFVVDLSSEEAFMESLNDKVSCRRNGFGDWKAIRPMLDCVAQECPILLRKSIEELFPGSLDAVSSHLTIITINQRANPKSMRWRKEIETEKLAKYFVLAASDICTKLKMIGYWADFINPFSGQPHLNPRKGANLYETDQRFRCVGFKVEQRSNCRIIASDNSLKHFIGSLFTTAPASTEFLKQIINIDNDNENQ
- the LOC105279603 gene encoding methylmalonic aciduria and homocystinuria type D homolog, mitochondrial isoform X2 produces the protein MSKEFEMLCVRYSRKHGTSLLSNLLPKALHSRRGDRNTSSYKAIKVNDDSLDDIDSSVLGTNSNWELLTPRGFRFYLPGSVGPAWLDATTTAQVKTHFVVDLSSEEAFMESLNDKVSCRRNGFGDWKAIRPMLDCVAQECPILLRKSIEELFPGSLDAVSSHLTIITINQRANPKSMRWRKEIETEKLAKYFVLAASDICTKLKMIGYWADFINPFSGQPHLNPRKGANLYETDQRFRCVGFKVEQRSNCRIIASDNSLKHFIGSLFTTAPASTEFLKQIINIDNDNENQ
- the LOC105279603 gene encoding methylmalonic aciduria and homocystinuria type D homolog, mitochondrial isoform X1, which produces MSKEFEMLCVRYSRKHGTSLLSNLLPKALHSRRGDRNTSSYKAIKVNDDSLDADIDSSVLGTNSNWELLTPRGFRFYLPGSVGPAWLDATTTAQVKTHFVVDLSSEEAFMESLNDKVSCRRNGFGDWKAIRPMLDCVAQECPILLRKSIEELFPGSLDAVSSHLTIITINQRANPKSMRWRKEIETEKLAKYFVLAASDICTKLKMIGYWADFINPFSGQPHLNPRKGANLYETDQRFRCVGFKVEQRSNCRIIASDNSLKHFIGSLFTTAPASTEFLKQIINIDNDNENQ